In Chanodichthys erythropterus isolate Z2021 chromosome 11, ASM2448905v1, whole genome shotgun sequence, a single window of DNA contains:
- the vps33b gene encoding vacuolar protein sorting-associated protein 33B isoform X1: MLYRNVLQVYPAADSVVGSLHMAQTERRDAPELPDFSLLKRLARDQLIFLLEQLPGKKDLFIDADLMSPLDRIANVTILKQHEVDKLYKVELKQIVSNSDQLCFLIRPRIQTVKWISELVNSDKVAGRFRRYKIIFTPQKFYACETVLEEQGVYGDVTTDEWNFYILPLDDDILSLELPEFFRDNFLEGDQRWVTTGGSALHLLQSVYGSFSKFYGIGRCAKMVYESWRELMEEGEQRTKQPEFAKVFLIDRDVDFVTPLCSQVVYEGLVDDIFRIKCGSVEFGPDVTSSDKSIKVMLNSQDKVFNEIRNEHFSNVFGFLSQKAKNLQTAYDKRRGMDIQQMKAFVADELKGLKQEHRLLSLHIGASESMMKKKTKQDFQELLKTEHSLLEGFEVRECITCIEEHINRQVSMIDSLRLLCLLSITENGLLSKDYRSLKAQYLQSYGIQHLLTFANLKQLGLLQEQQTGETLTVMESKVGKLVNDKTAGKLTDAFSSLAKKSNFRALSKKLALVPKSGEEYDLRVPRDMAYVFSGAYIPLSCKLIEQVLERDGWTGLEEVTRMLNGQEFAVTGGNSSSEARNKTDAQRIVLVMFLGGCTFSEISALRFLGKERGCRFIVITTAITNSARLLEALLDSHH; this comes from the exons ATGTTATACAGAAATGTTTTGCAGGTTTATCCAGCTGCGGATAGTGTGGTAGGATCTCTCCATATGGCACAGACAGAGAGGAGAGATGCTCCTGAGCTGCCCGATTTCTCTCTGCTCAAAAGACTGGCCAGAGATCAGCTCATCTTCCTGCTAGAACAG TTGCCAGGGAAGAAGGATTTATTTATTGATGCAGATTTAATGAGCCCTCTTGATCGAATAGCAAATGTCACAATCTTGAAG CAACATGAAGTCGACAAATTGTACAAGGTTGAGCTCAAGCAAATTGTCAGCAATTCAGACCA GCTGTGCTTCCTGATACGTCCTCGAATACAAACTGTGAAGTGGATTTCAG AGTTAGTCAATTCAGATAAGGTGGCTGGGAGATTTAGAAGATATAAGATTATATTTACTCCACAAAAG ttttatgcCTGTGAGACAGTTTTGGAGGAGCAGGGAGTCTATGGAG ATGTGACAACCGATGAGTGGAATTTCTACATTCTTCCTCTGGATGATGATATCTTGAGTTTAGAGCTGCCTGAATTCTTCAGAGATAACTTTCTG GAGGGAGACCAACGCTGGGTGACCACTGGAGGAAGTGCTCTACATCTGTTACAGTCTGTCTATGGTTCCTTCTCAAAGTTTTATGGGATTGGTAGATGTGCCAAG ATGGTGTATGAATCCTGGAGAGAGCTAATGGAGGAGGGGGAACAGAGAACAAAGCAACCTGAATTCGCTAAAGTCTTTCTTATTGACAGAG ATGTGGATTTTGTTACTCCTCTCTGCTCTCAAGTTGTTTATGAGGGATTAGTTGATGACATTTTTAGAATAAAATGTG GCAGTGTGGAGTTTGGGcctgatgtcacttcctctgacAAGAGTATCAAAGTGATGCTTAACTCTCAAGATAAA GTTTTCAATGAAATAAGGAACGAGCATTTCTCTAATGTGTTTGGCTTTTTAAGTCAGAAGGCCAAAAATCTTCAAACAGCATATGAT AAACGGCGTGGGATGGACATCCAGCAGATGAAGGCGTTTGTTGCAGATGAACTGAAAGGCCTGAAACAGGAACATCGTCTTCTCAGTCTTC ATATTGGTGCAAGTGAATCCATGATGAAGAAGAAAACAAAGCAAGACTTCCAGGAATTGTTGAAGACTGAACATT CTTTACTTGAAGGCTTTGAGGTCCGTGAATGTATCACCTGCATTGAAGAACATATCAACAGACAG GTGTCTATGATTGACAGCCTTAGACTCCTTTGCCTGTTGTCCATCACAGAAAACG GGCTTCTGTCTAAAGATTATCGATCACTTAAAGCTCAGTACCTTCAG AGTTATGGTATACAGCACCTGCTGACGTTTGCAAACCTGAAGCAGCTGGGTCTGCTGCAAGAACAGCAAACCGGAGAAACACTGACAGTCATGGAGAGTAAAGTAGGGAAACTTGTAAATGACAAGACTGCAG GGAAGCTGACTGATGCTTTCTCCTCACTGGCTAAGAAGAGCAATTTTCGAGCTCTGAGTAAAAAACTGGCTCTG GTACCAAAGTCCGGGGAGGAATATGATCTTCGCGTTCCACGAGACATGGCATATGTTTTTAGTGGTGCTTATATTCCTCTAAGCTGCAAACTTATTGAACAG GTGCTGGAGAGAGATGGTTGGACCGGTCTGGAGGAAGTCACCCGCATGCTAAATGGACAGGAATTTGCTGTAACAG GTGGCAATAGTAGTTCAGAAGCCAGAAACAAAACTGATGCTCAAAGGATTGTTTTAGTGATGTTCCTTGGTGGCTGCACCTTCTCTGAGATCTCTGCGCTCCGGTTCCTTGGCAAGGAAAGAG GTTGCAGATTCATAGTGATCACTACAGCCATCACAAACAGTGCCCGGCTTCTGGAAGCATTACTGGATAGCCATCATTGA
- the vps33b gene encoding vacuolar protein sorting-associated protein 33B isoform X2 produces MAQTERRDAPELPDFSLLKRLARDQLIFLLEQLPGKKDLFIDADLMSPLDRIANVTILKQHEVDKLYKVELKQIVSNSDQLCFLIRPRIQTVKWISELVNSDKVAGRFRRYKIIFTPQKFYACETVLEEQGVYGDVTTDEWNFYILPLDDDILSLELPEFFRDNFLEGDQRWVTTGGSALHLLQSVYGSFSKFYGIGRCAKMVYESWRELMEEGEQRTKQPEFAKVFLIDRDVDFVTPLCSQVVYEGLVDDIFRIKCGSVEFGPDVTSSDKSIKVMLNSQDKVFNEIRNEHFSNVFGFLSQKAKNLQTAYDKRRGMDIQQMKAFVADELKGLKQEHRLLSLHIGASESMMKKKTKQDFQELLKTEHSLLEGFEVRECITCIEEHINRQVSMIDSLRLLCLLSITENGLLSKDYRSLKAQYLQSYGIQHLLTFANLKQLGLLQEQQTGETLTVMESKVGKLVNDKTAGKLTDAFSSLAKKSNFRALSKKLALVPKSGEEYDLRVPRDMAYVFSGAYIPLSCKLIEQVLERDGWTGLEEVTRMLNGQEFAVTGGNSSSEARNKTDAQRIVLVMFLGGCTFSEISALRFLGKERGCRFIVITTAITNSARLLEALLDSHH; encoded by the exons ATGGCACAGACAGAGAGGAGAGATGCTCCTGAGCTGCCCGATTTCTCTCTGCTCAAAAGACTGGCCAGAGATCAGCTCATCTTCCTGCTAGAACAG TTGCCAGGGAAGAAGGATTTATTTATTGATGCAGATTTAATGAGCCCTCTTGATCGAATAGCAAATGTCACAATCTTGAAG CAACATGAAGTCGACAAATTGTACAAGGTTGAGCTCAAGCAAATTGTCAGCAATTCAGACCA GCTGTGCTTCCTGATACGTCCTCGAATACAAACTGTGAAGTGGATTTCAG AGTTAGTCAATTCAGATAAGGTGGCTGGGAGATTTAGAAGATATAAGATTATATTTACTCCACAAAAG ttttatgcCTGTGAGACAGTTTTGGAGGAGCAGGGAGTCTATGGAG ATGTGACAACCGATGAGTGGAATTTCTACATTCTTCCTCTGGATGATGATATCTTGAGTTTAGAGCTGCCTGAATTCTTCAGAGATAACTTTCTG GAGGGAGACCAACGCTGGGTGACCACTGGAGGAAGTGCTCTACATCTGTTACAGTCTGTCTATGGTTCCTTCTCAAAGTTTTATGGGATTGGTAGATGTGCCAAG ATGGTGTATGAATCCTGGAGAGAGCTAATGGAGGAGGGGGAACAGAGAACAAAGCAACCTGAATTCGCTAAAGTCTTTCTTATTGACAGAG ATGTGGATTTTGTTACTCCTCTCTGCTCTCAAGTTGTTTATGAGGGATTAGTTGATGACATTTTTAGAATAAAATGTG GCAGTGTGGAGTTTGGGcctgatgtcacttcctctgacAAGAGTATCAAAGTGATGCTTAACTCTCAAGATAAA GTTTTCAATGAAATAAGGAACGAGCATTTCTCTAATGTGTTTGGCTTTTTAAGTCAGAAGGCCAAAAATCTTCAAACAGCATATGAT AAACGGCGTGGGATGGACATCCAGCAGATGAAGGCGTTTGTTGCAGATGAACTGAAAGGCCTGAAACAGGAACATCGTCTTCTCAGTCTTC ATATTGGTGCAAGTGAATCCATGATGAAGAAGAAAACAAAGCAAGACTTCCAGGAATTGTTGAAGACTGAACATT CTTTACTTGAAGGCTTTGAGGTCCGTGAATGTATCACCTGCATTGAAGAACATATCAACAGACAG GTGTCTATGATTGACAGCCTTAGACTCCTTTGCCTGTTGTCCATCACAGAAAACG GGCTTCTGTCTAAAGATTATCGATCACTTAAAGCTCAGTACCTTCAG AGTTATGGTATACAGCACCTGCTGACGTTTGCAAACCTGAAGCAGCTGGGTCTGCTGCAAGAACAGCAAACCGGAGAAACACTGACAGTCATGGAGAGTAAAGTAGGGAAACTTGTAAATGACAAGACTGCAG GGAAGCTGACTGATGCTTTCTCCTCACTGGCTAAGAAGAGCAATTTTCGAGCTCTGAGTAAAAAACTGGCTCTG GTACCAAAGTCCGGGGAGGAATATGATCTTCGCGTTCCACGAGACATGGCATATGTTTTTAGTGGTGCTTATATTCCTCTAAGCTGCAAACTTATTGAACAG GTGCTGGAGAGAGATGGTTGGACCGGTCTGGAGGAAGTCACCCGCATGCTAAATGGACAGGAATTTGCTGTAACAG GTGGCAATAGTAGTTCAGAAGCCAGAAACAAAACTGATGCTCAAAGGATTGTTTTAGTGATGTTCCTTGGTGGCTGCACCTTCTCTGAGATCTCTGCGCTCCGGTTCCTTGGCAAGGAAAGAG GTTGCAGATTCATAGTGATCACTACAGCCATCACAAACAGTGCCCGGCTTCTGGAAGCATTACTGGATAGCCATCATTGA
- the hypk gene encoding huntingtin-interacting protein K: protein MAAEGDVDLDLEADENCTGKPTEKPRKHDSGAADLEKVTDYAEEKEISSSNLETAMSVIGDRRSREQKAKQEREKELAKVTIKKEDVELIMGEMEIPRAVAERSLREHMGNVVEALIALTN, encoded by the exons ATGGCGGCTGAGGGAGATGTGGATTTAGACCTGGAGGCTGATGAGAACTGCACGGGAAAGCCAACAGAAAAACCCCGAAAACATGATAGTGGAGCTGCTGATTTGGAAAAGGTTACCGACTATGCGGAGGAAAAAGAAATATCTAGCTCGAATTTGGAAACG GCAATGTCCGTGATTGGAGACAGAAGATCCAGAGAACAAAAAGCGAAACAGGAAAG AGAAAAAGAGCTGGCCAAAGTAACGATAAAGAAGGAAGATGTGGAGCTCATT ATGGGAGAGATGGAGATTCCCCGAGCAGTGGCGGAGCGCAGTCTGAGAGAACACATGGGAAATGTGGTGGAGGCGTTGATTGCACTGACCAACTGA
- the hddc3 gene encoding guanosine-3',5'-bis(diphosphate) 3'-pyrophosphohydrolase MESH1: MSSSSTAVLLETINFAAEKHRNQRRKDPDATPYINHPIGVARILSHECGITDTEVLQAALLHDTVEDTDTTIDELESVFGPTVARIVQEVTDDKSLPKEERKRLQVEHAPHCSHQAKLVKLADKLYNLRDLNRCTPIGWTAERVQEYFVWASRVTKGLRGTNAALEEKLQQLFLERGVEF, from the exons ATGAGTTCATCGTCGACTGCAGTGCTGCTGGAAACGATAAACTTCGCAGCAGAGAAACATCGTAATCAGCGCCGTAAGGATCCTGATGCCACACCATATATCAATCACCCCATAG GGGTGGCAAGGATTTTAAGTCATGAGTGTGGAATCACAGATACAGAAGTTTTACAA GCAGCATTGCTTCATGACACAGTAGAGGACACTGACACAACTATTGATGAGCTGGAGTCTGTGTTTGGACCAACAGTGGCCAGAATCGTCCAGGAGGTGACAGATGACAAGTCGCTGCCGAAAGAGGAAAGAAAACGCCTGCAAGTGGAGCATGCGCCACATTGCAGCCATCAGGCCAAGCTTGTTAAACTAGCTGACAAGTTGTATAATTTACGGGACCTCAATCGTTGCACTCCCATTG GTTGGACGGCAGAAAGGGTTCAAGAATACTTTGTATGGGCATCTCGGGTGACAAAAGGGCTTCGTGGCACCAATGCAGCACTCGAGGAGAAACTGCAGCAGCTGTTTTTGGAGAGAGGAGTGGAGTTCTGA
- the mfap1 gene encoding microfibrillar-associated protein 1, which translates to MSGPNALNSKQPPIQSTAGAVPIRNEKGELSMEKVKVKRYVSGKRPDYAPMESSDEEEEDFQFVKKGKEAEPEMEVEEEEKSDPRLRRLMNRVSEDVEERIARHRQIAEPELIAQSSEDSDEGTWHPEREESSEDEEEEEVDDEEIERRRAMMRQRAQERKNEEMEIMEVEEEGKSGEESESESEYEEYTDSEDEAEPRLKPVFIRKKDRVTVAEREAEEQKQKELEVEAKKQAEERRRYTLKIVEEEAKKEYEENKRTLAALDALDTDGENEEEEYEAWKVRELKRIKRDRESREAMEKEKAEIERFHSLTEEERRAELRTNGKLITNKATKGKYKFLQKYYHRGAFFMDEEQDVFRRDFSAPTLEDHFNKTILPKVMQVKNFGRSGRTKYTHLVDQDTTSFDSAWAQESAQNSKFFKQKAGGVRDVFDRPTVHKRKT; encoded by the exons ATGTCAGGACCAAACGCATTAAATTCCAAGCAGCCGCCGATTCAGTCGACGGCTGGAGCTGTGCCGATCCGCAATGAAAAAG GTGAACTTTCTATGGAGAAGGTGAAAGTGAAGCGATATGTGTCAGGTAAGCGTCCAGATTATGCCCCAATGGAGTCCTCAGATGAAGAAGAGGAGGATTTCCAGTTTGTTAAGAAGGGTAAAGAGGCTGAACCAGAGATGGAAGTTGAAGAGGAGGAAAAATCTGATCCTCGTCTTCGACGTCTCATGAATCGAGTCTCTGAAGATGTTGAAGAAAG GATTGCTAGACACCGACAGATAGCAGAGCCAGAGCTGATTGCTCAAAGCAGCGAGGACTCGGATGAAGGAACCTGGCACCCTGAGCGAGAGGAGAGCAGCGAagatgaagaggaggaggaagttGATGATGAA GAAATTGAGAGGAGGAGAGCAATGATGCGTCAACGTGCACAAGAGAGGAAGAACGAGGAAATGGAGATCATGGAGGTGGAGGAAGAGGGGAAGTCCGGTGAGGAGTCTGAATCAGAGTCCGAGTATGAGGAATACACAGACAGCGAGGATGAAGCTGAGCCTCGGTTAAAACCGGTGTTCATTCGCAA AAAGGACAGGGTGACAGTCGCAGAACGAGAAGCAGAGGAGCAAAAACAGAAAGAACTGGAAGTCGAAGCCAAAAAACAAGCTGAAGAGCGGCGCCGCTACACACTAAAGATTGTAGAGGAAGAGGCCAAGAAAGAGTATGAGGAGAACAAACGTACTCTGGCTGCTCTTGATGCTCTGGACACAGATGGAGAAAATGAGGAGGAAGAGTATGAGGCCTGGAAAGTGAGAGAACTGAAGCGCATTAAGAGGGACAGAGAATCCCGAGAAGC AATGGAGAAAGAGAAAGCAGAAATCGAAAGGTTTCACAGCCTTACAGAGGAAGAGCGCAGAGCAGAACTGCGCACAAATGGAAAACTCATCACCAACAAAGCAACAAAGGGCAAATACAAGTTTCTGCAGAAGTATTATCACAGAGGAGCTTTCTTCATG GATGAAGAGCAAGATGTCTTCAGGAGAGACTTTAGTGCTCCAACACTTGAGGACCATTTCAACAAAACAATCTTACCCAAAGTCATGCAG GTCAAAAACTTTGGACGTTCGGGACGTACAAAATACACACATCTGGTGGATCAGGACACCACTTCATTTGATTCTGCATGGGCTCAGGAGAGCGCTCAGAACAGCAAGTTCTTCAAACAGAAGGCAGGGGGTGTCAGAGATGTGTTTGACCGGCCCACAGTGCATAAGAGGAAGACATAA